Part of the Phycisphaerae bacterium RAS1 genome, GAAAGAGTGGAAGGACTTCAGCTATCGCTGGCTGCTGTTCCGGCTGCGGCGCGTGCTCCCGCAGGAGCGCATCGGATGGTCGCTGATGGTGTATCGTCTGAGTGACGCGGAATTGGAGGCGCTGCTCGCACCGCTGCCATGACCGCGGACGGCCGACGCTACGGTTTCACTCTCGAATCAGGGCGGCCAGCCGCTCGCGCTTCATCCGCCCATCGCGCGCGAACAGCGCATCATACTGCTCACCGGTCTGCACGCCGGGCGCCCGCCGCAGGGCGATTCCCCGGTTCCAGCGCCTTTGCAGAAGCTCAAACGAGTAGCTCTCGTATCCCAGTCCTTCCAGAAACTCACACAGCGCCGCCGCGCTCTCGCCGACGCGCTTCAGCATGAAATCCGTCACCTCGACGATCACGATCGCATCCTGCGCGCGCAGCAACTGCTCTAGACCGCGAAGGACCTTCAGCTCGTAGCCTTCGACGTCCAGCTTGATGATCGTCGCCGAATCTGCCGGCCGCACCAGGTCATCGCCGCGCACCAGCCGCACCGAAACCCGTCCTCCCGCCCCGCCGTCGACCGTCAAGGTGCCCTTGCCCGTGTGCTCGCTCGCGACGAACAACTCCGCGCTCCCCGCGGCTTCCGCGAGCGCCACGTCATGAACCTCGACCTGCTGTAACCCGTTGATCGCGACATGCTCGCGCAGCCGCGCCAGCGGCCCAGGGTTCGGCTCAAACGCCAGGACCCGCCCGGCCCGGCCCACGCCCCGCGCCGCCAGCAGCGTCACCAGCCCGATGTTCGCCCCGATGTCGATGAATCGGTCTCCCGGCCGCACAATTCGCCGCAGCAGCTCGCTCAGGTCACGCTGGTAGTACTCGCCGGAAAAGTACGCCCGTCGATCCGACCAGTCGCTCAGATCCAACCGCATCCGGAAGCCGTCTCGCGCGCGAACCGGCGGCTGAAGTCCGGCCGGCCAGCGCGCGTCGGTCGCGGCGTCCTCGCTGTACCCGCCGCCGCCCAGCCGCCGGTAGAGCTTTTCGCACCACCAGTCGAGCTTGCGCATCCGCGTCGGAACCCTGCGCATGATGGACGCGAGAACGCGGCGGCTCCAGAGGAGATCGCGGTCTGCCATGAAGCGGAGTATCGCGCGGCGGCGTCGATCTGCCAAACGCGGTCACGCGACCGGCGCCCCTCAGAGTGCGTGACAGTTTGGCGGAGGCACACTTGGAACCGAGCCCCAAACGCAAGCGCGTGGGCATTCCCGGCGTTGGGGGACCTCGCAGAAACACCCGCGCGCTCGCGCTTGGGGCTCCGATTGCAGCCCCGCCAAACTGTCACGAGCCGGCACGGAGCCGGTTATCATCGACGCTCGTGATTCCCACCTGGCAAACGCGCTCGACAATCTGGCCGGCCGATGTCGCGGCGGCGGCGCGCGCCTATATCGGCGGCGACGACTGCCTGTGGCTTGACAGCAGCGATGTCCAGGTCGCGCCGCAAGATGCGCGTTTCAGCTTCATCGCCGCGCGTTCGCGGGCGACCATCGCCCAGCGCAGCGGCGCGCCCGCGCTACTGACGCTCGACAACCGTGCGCTCGACTCCGACGCCGATTTTTGGCGACTCTGGCGCCGATCCGCGGAGCGCCTGCCGCGCTGGCCGGCGCTGCTGTGGCCGCTCGCGCCCGGCTGGGGCGGCTGGCTGGCGTTCGAGCTGGCCGGGCAGTTGGAACACCTGCCCCAATCCCACCCCGCGCCGCTGGGCCTGCCGTCGGCGCGAATCGGTTTCTTCGATCGCGGCATTCTGCTGGAACATCGCAGCCGCCGGGCGATCGCAATCGCGGCGCCGGGCGCAACCGCGGCGCTGGCGGGCGAAACCCACGCCGCGCTCGATCGCGAATCCGCGAATCACGACTGGATTCAACGTTGGGAAGACGCCTGCCGCGACGCGCAAGCTGCGCCAGTCAGGAGCGAAACGCGATTCGCCGCCGAGTTGCGCCTGTCGGAGACGATGGCCCGCAACGACTACGAGCGCATGATCCGCTGCGCCCTTGACTACATCGCGGCCGGCGACATCTATCAGGTGAACCTCGCGCGCTGCGTCCGGCTCGACGGCCTCCCGCCGGCGATGGACGTTTTCGCCGCGCTGCGCGGCCGCAATCCGGCCGGCTATGGCGCCTTCATCCGCAGCGGCGCGGAAGCAATCGCGTCGGTTTCGCCGGAGCTGTTCCTGCGGCTGCGCGGCTGCGACGTCCTGACGCGCCCGATCAAGGGAACTCGCCCGCGCACCGGCGACGAAGCCCTCGACGCCGCCCGACAGGCCGAGTTGCTCGCGTGCGGAAAAGACGCAGCCGAACTGGCGATGATCGTCGATCTGCACCGCAACGACCTGGGGCGCGTGTGCGAGTTCGGAAGCGTACGCGTCGCCAGCGCCAGGCGGCTCGAAGTCCATCCGACCGTCTTCCACACCGTCGCCGACGTGGCCGGTCGTCTCGCTCCGAATCGCACGCCGCTCGAACTCCTGATGGCGTGCTTCCCGGCCGGGTCCGTGACCGGCGTGCCGAAGATCCGCGCGATGCAGATTATCGACGAGCTGGAACCGCTCGGCCGCGGCGTCTACACCGGCGCGCTCGGCCTCTTGACGCTGGACGGACAACTGACGATGAACGTCGCCATCCGAACGCTGCAGATGCACGGCGATCGCGGCGTGCTGCACGTCGGCGGGGGAATTGTCGCCGAATCTGATCCAGCCGCGGAATACGAGGAAACGCTGGCCAAGGGCCGCGGAATCCTCGACGCCCTGGGGCTTGCCAGCGGCGCGCTCAGCGCGACATGCCGAGCGTAGGCAAAAAAGCCGCCGGGACCGAACAACCGAGCTGCTCGCCGCAGCTCATGTTTTTCGGTCCCGGCTTGTCGCGTTTGCGTTCGAAGGAGGCTGAAGTTCGTTTACGCTTCCGGCCAGATCTGCTTGCCCGCGTCATCTTTCAGGATGATCGCGTCGGTGGGGCAGGTCTTCGCCGCCTCGAGAACATCTTCGGGCGTATCGCCGGGGCACTGACACACGATCGCGATATTGTCGGCGTCCATCTCAAACGTCTTGTTGGCCACGTTGCAGCACTGCTGGTCGCCGATGCACTGGTCGCGAATGATCTCGATCTTGTATGACACGCGTTTCTCCTTGACTGCGGCGAAGCGGAAGCAGGCACTGGCCACATGGCCATCGAACACCCTGGCCCAGCTTTCGCGTTCCGCAAGACAGATAGACAATTCCCGTGCCAACTTGCGGGCCTGCATCGATTCGCTGCAACTGCTTTAGATTCAAATACTTATCGGAGACGTTCGCGGAGCCAGAAGGCCCGGCCGTGTAAGCGGGTGCGTCAAATGCCCCAATAGGAGTGAAAACCCACGCAGCCCCACACAGCTTGGCCGGCTGGCGACTGCGACCGCGATCGCAACGCGCCCGGAGGGATTCGAACCCCCGACCGTCGGATTAGAAATCCGATGCTCTGTCCACCTGAGCTACGGGCGCCACGCGCGCTTCGCCGCCGTGCGCTTTTCGCCGCGGGCGTCAGTGTCGCCGGCGCGAGTTGGCGGGCTGCGCGAATGCTAAGACAGCCTAGCTAACGCGCCGCGCATGGTCAAGGAATCTGCGGCTATGACACCGGCCGAAAAAACGGACCAGCACCCGTTGACACTTGTGTTTGGTTTCTGTAAGGTAGCGCGTGTAGGCCGAAGATTACTCCGACAAAGAGGACTCTGCCATGAGCAAGCTGCCGCCAATTCCCCCCGCTTCTCACACAGTCACTCCTTCGCTGGTCGTCAAGGACGCCGACGCGGCCATCGCCCTCTACAAGAAGGCGTTCGGCGCCGAGGAGATCATGGTCTTGCGCTCGCCCAACGGCGGCGTGATGCACGCCGAAATCAAGATCGGCGATTCGACCATCATGCTCGGCGGTGAGTGGCCTGACCACGGCATGAAGGCGCCGCTGCCGGGCCACTGCTCGGGCGGACTGCACATCTACGTCGCCGACGCCGACAAGGCGTTTCAGCGCGCCGTCGATGCCGGTTGCACGGTCGTGATGCCCCCGGCCGACATGTTCTGGGGAGATCGGTACGCAAAGGTGAAGGATCCATCGGGACACCAGTGGGGCATCGCGACGCGAATCGAGGAGGTTTCCCCGGAGGAGTGCGCCCGCCGGGCGGCGGCGTGGAAGCCCCAGTGCAGTTAGCCGGCCAGAGAGTTTGTGAATCTTCGTGGGTGGGACGGGCGTCTCGCCCGTCCCCGCTGTCTCAGGAACGGGCAAGTTGCCCGTTCCACCCACGGGTGTGATCAGGCGGACTGCGCGACGACCAGCATGCGACCAACCGCGCGCTCGACCGGACGCTCCAGCAGGTACGGATCACGTATCTCGTAAAACGCGCGAACCGCCAGTCCGCCCGCGGCCATCCACGCGGCCAGCTCGGCGGCGTCGTAGGTCCGCAAGGAAAACGTCTCGCTCCAGGCGTGCGGCGGCCCGTCGGCCTCGCGGCGTTCGAAGCGCCATGTAATCCGGCAGCAGCGCGTGCTTGCATCCGGCGCGGTTGTGACCGTCCACGAGACGCGCACCTCCACGTCGCTGCGCGAGACCGCCCACGTGGCCGGCTTGTTCAGCTTCGCGCCTTCGTCGGCCAGGCCGAGCTCGAGATCGGCGACGAACACGCCGCCGGGCGCCAGATGCGCGGCGATGCGCCGCCACAGACGCAAGACCGCCGCGGCGTCCGTGACGCAGCGGAGCGAATTAGCGCTGGCGTAGATCAGGTCGAATCGCCGGCCGAGCTCGAACGCCGACATGTCGAGACAGTGAACCGCGGCGCCGTCGGCATGCGCGGCGGCGTAGTCGACCATCGTCGGGCTGAGATCGAGGCCGGCTCGATCGGCGATGTGTCCGGCGAGGGCGCGCAGGATACGCCCGCTGCCGCAACCCAGCTCCAGCGCGCTGGCCGGCTCGACGCCCGCCTGGCGCGCCGCGAACAGCAACCGGTGCACCTCCGGCAGCGGATCCCAGCCGAAACCGACGTCGTAGACTTCCGCCGGGATTTCCGTCGCGTCGCCTTCCGGGACGACATGTCGGGATTCGTCGAGCATGGGCGGGGCGCCTTGTTTGCAGTCCGCAACGTCGCCATCATACGCGCTCCCGTCGAGGGCGCTTCCTGGGAGTTTCATTGAGCGAGTCGCTGCTGAGTCTGAAGAATGTCCGTGTGCAGTACGGTCGCTTCCTGGCGGTTGACGACCTGTCGCTGGACCTGCGCGGCGGCGACCTGCTGGGCATGATCGGTCCGAACGGCGCCGGGAAAACCACTACACTGCGGGCGGCCGCGGGGCTGCAGGCCATCAGCACCGGCAGCATCCACATCATGGGCAACGACGTCTCGCGGCACTCAACGGCCGCCGGCTATCACCTCGGTTTCACGCCCGACACGCCCGCGGTGTATGAGGCGCTGACGACGCGGCAGTTTTTGGAGTTTGTCGGCGACTGTTACAACCTGCCCAGACCGCTGCGGCGGGAGCGGATCGACTACTGGCTGGAGCAGCTCTGGCTGATCGACAAGCGCGACGCGAAGATCGGTTCGCTGTCCAAGGGCATGCGGCAGCGGCTGGGCGTGGCCCGCACGCTGCTGCCTGATCCGCACGTGATCCTGATGGACGAGCCGGCCGCCGGGCTGGACCCCGCCGGCCGCGTGCAGTTTCGACAGCTTCTGGCGAGCCTGCGCGACCAGGGCAAGGCGATCATCGTTTCGTCGCACATCCTGGCGGACCTGGCGGAATACTGCACGCACATCGCCATTATGGAGCACGGCCGATTCCTGCGCTTCGGCACGGTGGCGCAGGTGACCGGCAGCGGCGACACGGCGGCCTGCACCTATCGCATCGTGCTGGTGCAGCGAATCGGAGACATCGCGACGCGCC contains:
- a CDS encoding Glyoxalase-like domain protein; amino-acid sequence: MSKLPPIPPASHTVTPSLVVKDADAAIALYKKAFGAEEIMVLRSPNGGVMHAEIKIGDSTIMLGGEWPDHGMKAPLPGHCSGGLHIYVADADKAFQRAVDAGCTVVMPPADMFWGDRYAKVKDPSGHQWGIATRIEEVSPEECARRAAAWKPQCS
- the yxlF_7 gene encoding putative ABC transporter ATP-binding protein YxlF, whose translation is MSESLLSLKNVRVQYGRFLAVDDLSLDLRGGDLLGMIGPNGAGKTTTLRAAAGLQAISTGSIHIMGNDVSRHSTAAGYHLGFTPDTPAVYEALTTRQFLEFVGDCYNLPRPLRRERIDYWLEQLWLIDKRDAKIGSLSKGMRQRLGVARTLLPDPHVILMDEPAAGLDPAGRVQFRQLLASLRDQGKAIIVSSHILADLAEYCTHIAIMEHGRFLRFGTVAQVTGSGDTAACTYRIVLVQRIGDIATRLAGVDGLRVIQGDGDQLIVEYGRERTDAARLLSMLMAAGLPVAEFRPMQADLEQVYLRSGVAQVD
- a CDS encoding Methyltransferase domain protein, with translation MADRDLLWSRRVLASIMRRVPTRMRKLDWWCEKLYRRLGGGGYSEDAATDARWPAGLQPPVRARDGFRMRLDLSDWSDRRAYFSGEYYQRDLSELLRRIVRPGDRFIDIGANIGLVTLLAARGVGRAGRVLAFEPNPGPLARLREHVAINGLQQVEVHDVALAEAAGSAELFVASEHTGKGTLTVDGGAGGRVSVRLVRGDDLVRPADSATIIKLDVEGYELKVLRGLEQLLRAQDAIVIVEVTDFMLKRVGESAAALCEFLEGLGYESYSFELLQRRWNRGIALRRAPGVQTGEQYDALFARDGRMKRERLAALIRE
- the tylM1 gene encoding dTDP-3-amino-3,6-dideoxy-alpha-D-glucopyranose N,N-dimethyltransferase, with translation MLDESRHVVPEGDATEIPAEVYDVGFGWDPLPEVHRLLFAARQAGVEPASALELGCGSGRILRALAGHIADRAGLDLSPTMVDYAAAHADGAAVHCLDMSAFELGRRFDLIYASANSLRCVTDAAAVLRLWRRIAAHLAPGGVFVADLELGLADEGAKLNKPATWAVSRSDVEVRVSWTVTTAPDASTRCCRITWRFERREADGPPHAWSETFSLRTYDAAELAAWMAAGGLAVRAFYEIRDPYLLERPVERAVGRMLVVAQSA
- the pabB gene encoding Aminodeoxychorismate synthase component 1 — its product is MEPSPKRKRVGIPGVGGPRRNTRALALGAPIAAPPNCHEPARSRLSSTLVIPTWQTRSTIWPADVAAAARAYIGGDDCLWLDSSDVQVAPQDARFSFIAARSRATIAQRSGAPALLTLDNRALDSDADFWRLWRRSAERLPRWPALLWPLAPGWGGWLAFELAGQLEHLPQSHPAPLGLPSARIGFFDRGILLEHRSRRAIAIAAPGATAALAGETHAALDRESANHDWIQRWEDACRDAQAAPVRSETRFAAELRLSETMARNDYERMIRCALDYIAAGDIYQVNLARCVRLDGLPPAMDVFAALRGRNPAGYGAFIRSGAEAIASVSPELFLRLRGCDVLTRPIKGTRPRTGDEALDAARQAELLACGKDAAELAMIVDLHRNDLGRVCEFGSVRVASARRLEVHPTVFHTVADVAGRLAPNRTPLELLMACFPAGSVTGVPKIRAMQIIDELEPLGRGVYTGALGLLTLDGQLTMNVAIRTLQMHGDRGVLHVGGGIVAESDPAAEYEETLAKGRGILDALGLASGALSATCRA